The DNA segment ACTTTCGACAAAGGATTGTATCTAATAAGTGCAGACAATATGACACAAATACATCATTTTATTTCGTCTAACAGCAGTTTATTGTCTGATGCTATAGAATCATTAGCTATTAATGATAATACAGGAGAAGTCTTTATAGGCACTGATAAAGGACTTTGTTCATATATGAGTGATGCTACGGTTACATATGATAATATGACCAAAGATAATGTATATGCTTATCCAAATCCTGTAGATCCAAATTATACCGGACTTATATCAATAGTTGGATTATCTTATAATTCAAATGTAAAAATAATAACTGCTAGTGGTACAATTATTACAGAAGGTATAAGTAATGGAGGCATGTTTACATGGGATGGCAAAGATAAGCATGGGAATAGGGTAGCATCAGGCATTTACTTTGCTGTTACAGCAAAATCAGATGGAAGTTCCGGTACTGTATGTAAAATTGCTATGATAAAATAATAATGAAAAGAATCATATGGATTGATATTATCCGCGGAATATGTATGATAGAAATTCTATTATTTCATACAGAAATTTATTACTCCGGTGGCGAAATAATAAAATACAATCTATACGTAAGTAATGCTTTAATAGCTTTTTATTTTATATCCGGATATCTTTTTTATAATAATAAACCTTTTTGTTTACAAAATAAGCTAATATATATATTAAGAAGCATAATTATACCTTACTTTATATTTTCTATTTTTATAGCTGTTTGCAAAGCTCTTATATATGAAAACAACAACATATATGCAATAATAAATAATATATTAACAGGAAAAGCATCATGGTTTATAACATCATTGGCTGTTTCTGAGTTTATATTTTCTATTTTATTGTTGATAAAAGAAAAATATAATAGATTTATTATGCCTATAGTATGCATACTTTTATTTATAATATCAGCATTTATCAACACTAACAATTTAAAAATTTGGAATTATAATATATCTTATATGTCTATGATATACTTGTACTTAGGATATTTGTATCATAAAAATGAAAAAGTTATCAACAATTATAACAATACATTATACGTATCATTATCAATTATTATTATTATATTTATTAAATACATAGAATATTATTATAAGATAAATATAATGATATGTCCATTGACAATCAGTAATTATATTATTTTCTTAATAGACAGTATAGTTGGTATTTATTTACTTATTAATATAAGCAAAAAAATACCCAATTACAAATTTATAAAATATACAGGTTCTCATAGCATAACATATTATTTTTTATGTGGTGGTGTACCATTATTAACAAGTACTATACTCAATAAAATAAATTTTTACTATAATGGCCAATATTATAGGATAATAATAGCATTAATTATTGTATACATAATATGTACATCAATAACATGGATTATATATAAATTTATCCCATGGACTATTGGTAAATAGATAATATAAAATATATATATTACTATACTTATATAAAGTTAAAACTGAAATTAACTCAGTTCCAACATCCTTTCTATAGGTTTTAAAGCTTCTTTTCTAATATTATCTGGTACTTCTACTGAAGGCCATTCATACTTAAGAGTATTATAAATTTTCTCCAAAGTATTCATTTTCATATATTCACAATCATTACAACTACATCCTAATCCACCTTCAGATATTTCAGGAGGTACAGGATAAAACTTTTTATCTGAACAATTACGTTGCATTTCATGTAGAATACCTGCCTCTGTAGCCACTATAAATTCATTTTCAGAGCTTTTTATTGAATAATTAAGTAATACCGCAGTAGAACCAATAACGTCAGCTACAGCCAATACAGGACCTTTACATTCAGGATGAGCCAATACCTTAGCATTGGGATGTAATTTTTTTAATTTAATGATTTCATCTACAGAAAATCTTTCATGTACATGACAACCTCCATTCCATAATAACATATTACGACCAGTTATCTGATTTATATAACTACCTAAGTTATAATCAGGACCAAATATAAGTTTTTCATCTTTAGGAAATGTATCGACAATCTTTTTAGCATTACCCGAAGTTACTACGATATCAGTAAGTGCCTTTACGGCTGCAGTAGTATTTACATAACTTACAACTTTATATCCAGGATGTTCTTCCTTGTATTTTTTCAAATCTTCAGCCTTGCAACTGTCAGCAAGAGAACAACCTGAATTAAGATCAGGAGCCAATACCAATTTTGAAGGATTGAGTATTTTACATGTCTCTGCCATAAAGTTAACTCCACACATCAAAATAATCTTTGCATCAGTATTTTCAGCCTTTCTGGCAAGAGCAAGTGAATCTCCAATAAAATCAGCAATATCCTGTATAGCACCTTGTGTGTAATAGTGAGCAAGAATTATAGCATTCTTGTCTTTACACATTTGGCGTATCTCTTTTACTATCTCTATATTTTTATCTATAGGTTCATCTATATAACCTTTTTCAATCCATTCATTTTTAATCATAATATTATTATAATATATATTTATTCTTTATATTTAAATAGAATGTAAAACTATGATGTACTGTTGATACGTTGATAACTTTTATTTAAAAATCTTGTTTTATAAGATATAAACATAAGAAACCTGTTTATCCACATTAGTATTTAATTATTACTCATTGATAATGAGCTAAAAACAATACTTATCAACAATTTTATATTTCGGTGCAAATTTAATAAGTTTATATCTTTTTCTATGTAAAAATCGTGGAAAACTTATAAAAAACTTAATAATAACTATGTGGATATCCACTAAAATAGAATACACTGTTTGGTCTTGTTTATTATCCACAAGTTATTATTTTGTTATCCACATTGTTATCAACACACTTATCAACATTAAAATATTTTGTTATGGCTATGAACTTTATATATTGAATATACTATATTAATTGATATATTATGTGATTATTTAAAAGATAAACATTATATTTGCTGACTTTTTTAAAATAATAATAATATGAAAAGTTTAAAATTGAGTATATCTACATTTCTTAAGATATCAGGTATTATAGTTGTATTGGGCTTTATATTGAGGGTAGTATTACTATTTAATCCTTCTACAGTAGTAAATTATTCATTTTTAGAATGGATACAAATATTTTTACTTGGTACATTCAATGATATATTCTTTGCTGTAATTAGCTTTTCATTTTTCTGTCTTTTCTTATTATTTTTTTCGGAAGTGAAATATAAGAAGCCATGGTCATATATTATTTATGCATTACTGGCTATTACATATATTGTACTTCAATTTATTAATACACCGTTACGCGAATTTAATTCATCACTTACACGAATAATATGTTACCTTTTATTATATCGAATTGCTAGTTATACATTACGTTTATTTTTTCCTGTCATTCGTGAATACTGGCGTCAGTATACATATTATATAGTATTCTTTGTTTATGTTTTGTTTATTGTATTTAATGCTATTGCCGAATATTTTTTCTGGAGTGAATTTGGATTACGTTATAATTTTATAGCTGTAGACTATTTGGTATACACAAATGAAGTAATTGGTAATTTTTTCGAATCTTATCCCATGGTTCCATTAATATCGTTAGTTGTATTATTATCTGGTGGCATATCATATGGTTTACTTCGTAATATAAGAAAAAATAATTTTAATATAATCCCTTCATTACGTGATAAGTTGATTGCGACTTCTGCATATATAGTTTTGTCTTCTGCATCTTTTGGACTTTTGTTTGTTAATTTTTCATTTCAACATGGCAATAATAGTTATGTAAATGAACTACAAGCTAATGGCTGTGTTAAATTCTGTCAGGCATTTTTCAGTAACAAATTATGTTATAAGGACTTTTATAATAAAATATCAGATGCAGAAGCTGTTGGCATCATTAATTCACAGTATGGTAGAAGTATAGATAATATTCAGCATATATATTCTGATAAGCCGGAAATACATAAGAATATTGTATTGATTACCATTGAAAGTATGAGTGGAGAGTTTTTAAAGCGTTTTGGGAATACACAGAATATAACACCGAATCTGGATAATCTTATGCAACAAGGCTTGTGTTTTGACAATATTTATGCCGTAGGAAACCGTACTGTACGCGGACTTGAAGCTGTTACATTATGTATACCTCCAAGTTCTGGTGAAAGTATTATTAAACAAGAAAATAATAGTGGCTTGTTTTCTACAGCTAAAGTATTGCATTCTAAGGGTTATAATGTAAATTTTATATATGGTGGCGACAGTTATTTTGATAATATGAAATCTTTCTTTAGTGGAAATGGATTTAAAGTAATAGATAAATCTGATTTTAAAGGAAAAGAGTTGACTTTCAGTACAGTATGGGGAGCTTGTGATGAAGATATGTTTAACAAAGCAATAAAGGTATTCAATGGCAATGCAAAAGTTAAAAAACCATTTTTTGTCAATATTATGACTGTAAGCAACCACCGTCCATATACTTATCCAGATGGTAGAATAGATATACCTTCATCAAAAAAATGTCGTGAAGGTGGCGTAAAATATACTGATTATGCTATTGGTAAATTCTTTGAAATGGCTAAAAAGCAACCTTGGTTTAATAATACTATTTTTATAATTACTGCCGATCATTGTGCTTCGAGTGCAGGAAGTAC comes from the Xylanibacter oryzae DSM 17970 genome and includes:
- a CDS encoding LTA synthase family protein → MKSLKLSISTFLKISGIIVVLGFILRVVLLFNPSTVVNYSFLEWIQIFLLGTFNDIFFAVISFSFFCLFLLFFSEVKYKKPWSYIIYALLAITYIVLQFINTPLREFNSSLTRIICYLLLYRIASYTLRLFFPVIREYWRQYTYYIVFFVYVLFIVFNAIAEYFFWSEFGLRYNFIAVDYLVYTNEVIGNFFESYPMVPLISLVVLLSGGISYGLLRNIRKNNFNIIPSLRDKLIATSAYIVLSSASFGLLFVNFSFQHGNNSYVNELQANGCVKFCQAFFSNKLCYKDFYNKISDAEAVGIINSQYGRSIDNIQHIYSDKPEIHKNIVLITIESMSGEFLKRFGNTQNITPNLDNLMQQGLCFDNIYAVGNRTVRGLEAVTLCIPPSSGESIIKQENNSGLFSTAKVLHSKGYNVNFIYGGDSYFDNMKSFFSGNGFKVIDKSDFKGKELTFSTVWGACDEDMFNKAIKVFNGNAKVKKPFFVNIMTVSNHRPYTYPDGRIDIPSSKKCREGGVKYTDYAIGKFFEMAKKQPWFNNTIFIITADHCASSAGSTDIPLDQYHIPALIYAPGFVKPSVNKTLLSQIDLMPTVFGLLHFSYESRFFGQNVLSKSYHPRAFAATYQNLGYIENNKMIVLSAGHRQQQFRLLSGKYSLTTGAEQHNIDKSILHHAIANYQCAGDIQKKK
- the nadA gene encoding quinolinate synthase NadA, encoding MIKNEWIEKGYIDEPIDKNIEIVKEIRQMCKDKNAIILAHYYTQGAIQDIADFIGDSLALARKAENTDAKIILMCGVNFMAETCKILNPSKLVLAPDLNSGCSLADSCKAEDLKKYKEEHPGYKVVSYVNTTAAVKALTDIVVTSGNAKKIVDTFPKDEKLIFGPDYNLGSYINQITGRNMLLWNGGCHVHERFSVDEIIKLKKLHPNAKVLAHPECKGPVLAVADVIGSTAVLLNYSIKSSENEFIVATEAGILHEMQRNCSDKKFYPVPPEISEGGLGCSCNDCEYMKMNTLEKIYNTLKYEWPSVEVPDNIRKEALKPIERMLELS
- a CDS encoding acyltransferase family protein, with translation MKRIIWIDIIRGICMIEILLFHTEIYYSGGEIIKYNLYVSNALIAFYFISGYLFYNNKPFCLQNKLIYILRSIIIPYFIFSIFIAVCKALIYENNNIYAIINNILTGKASWFITSLAVSEFIFSILLLIKEKYNRFIMPIVCILLFIISAFINTNNLKIWNYNISYMSMIYLYLGYLYHKNEKVINNYNNTLYVSLSIIIIIFIKYIEYYYKINIMICPLTISNYIIFLIDSIVGIYLLINISKKIPNYKFIKYTGSHSITYYFLCGGVPLLTSTILNKINFYYNGQYYRIIIALIIVYIICTSITWIIYKFIPWTIGK